A part of Melittangium boletus DSM 14713 genomic DNA contains:
- a CDS encoding response regulator, with translation MHEKRKILLIDDSEITLAMEKAVLEARGYEVIATSSLVEFEKTLQTWKPDLILTDIHMPEAKGTDICRTLKNEYNTQDIPIILFSSLGDDELAKLAEQVGADGSLSKGNGLEAMGEKIDELVQSIIW, from the coding sequence GTGCACGAGAAGCGAAAAATCCTCCTCATCGACGACAGCGAGATCACCCTCGCCATGGAGAAGGCCGTGCTGGAGGCGCGCGGGTACGAGGTGATCGCCACCTCCTCGTTGGTGGAGTTCGAGAAGACCCTCCAGACGTGGAAGCCGGACCTCATCCTCACGGACATCCACATGCCCGAGGCCAAGGGCACGGACATCTGCCGGACGTTGAAGAACGAGTACAACACCCAGGACATCCCCATCATCCTCTTCTCCAGCCTGGGGGATGACGAACTGGCCAAGCTCGCCGAGCAGGTGGGGGCCGATGGCAGCCTGTCCAAGGGCAATGGCTTGGAGGCGATGGGTGAGAAGATCGACGAACTGGTGCAGAGCATCATCTGGTGA
- a CDS encoding multiheme c-type cytochrome: MRSLLTGLLLLSALVGCSRKEARPPEPPPATKPSSPAATAPGAILFFSADVRGYLGPCGCSENMRGGIARAAWQVREARQGALPVLYVDGGDSLFGEPTLKPDQIPQEERKARALAEAFQGMGLDLRAVGELDDTRGADFRRSLGLPELPSGGVKVLTAGARKVGLVSASDGAGLQRGAAQARAEGASFVVGLFRGTLPQAQAAAATPEPGVDLVLATHTASEFDGEQNTLTRDAVPVVALQSKGRSLLRVDLAYGATPGRFAQQRTAEDGEKEAASIDRRLALLDTEINLPGIEPKLKALKQAKREELVTRRQALVTAPVAAAGDGDGFTVRFVPLESTLPSDPKAQAVVNAYDADVGKMNLEWARAHGQDCPAPTKGQAAFVGNAACAECHAESFPVWDASKHHQAWKTLEDVGKQYHLNCTGCHVTGWEKPGGVCRLDKVAGRENVGCESCHGPGSLHVEDPSADNVIAKPGQAVCVTCHNRENSPHFDFATYLPKVLGPGHGAAPGVKQ, from the coding sequence GTGAGGAGTCTGCTCACCGGGCTCCTCCTGCTCTCGGCGCTCGTGGGGTGCTCGCGCAAGGAAGCGCGTCCGCCCGAGCCGCCTCCGGCCACGAAGCCCTCGTCCCCGGCCGCCACCGCCCCGGGCGCCATCCTCTTCTTCTCCGCCGACGTGCGCGGCTACCTGGGCCCCTGCGGCTGCAGCGAGAACATGCGCGGCGGTATCGCGCGTGCCGCCTGGCAGGTGCGCGAGGCGCGCCAGGGTGCCCTGCCCGTCCTCTATGTGGATGGCGGGGACAGCCTCTTCGGGGAACCCACCCTCAAGCCGGATCAAATCCCCCAGGAGGAGCGCAAGGCACGGGCGCTCGCCGAGGCCTTCCAGGGCATGGGGCTCGACCTCCGCGCGGTGGGCGAGCTGGACGATACGCGCGGCGCCGACTTCCGCCGCTCGCTGGGACTGCCCGAGCTGCCCTCCGGTGGCGTGAAGGTGCTGACCGCGGGGGCCCGGAAGGTCGGCCTCGTGAGCGCCTCGGATGGGGCCGGCCTCCAGCGGGGCGCCGCCCAGGCCCGCGCCGAGGGGGCCTCGTTCGTGGTGGGCCTCTTCCGGGGAACCCTGCCACAAGCCCAGGCCGCCGCGGCCACTCCCGAGCCAGGGGTGGACCTGGTGCTCGCCACCCACACCGCCTCCGAGTTCGACGGCGAGCAGAACACCCTGACGCGGGACGCGGTCCCCGTGGTGGCGCTGCAGAGCAAGGGCCGCTCGCTCTTGCGCGTGGACCTGGCCTACGGCGCGACCCCGGGCCGCTTCGCGCAGCAGCGCACGGCGGAGGACGGCGAGAAGGAAGCCGCCTCCATCGACCGGCGCCTCGCGCTGCTGGACACGGAGATCAACCTCCCGGGCATCGAGCCGAAGCTCAAGGCCCTCAAGCAGGCCAAGCGCGAGGAACTGGTGACGCGCCGTCAGGCCCTCGTCACCGCGCCCGTGGCCGCGGCGGGCGACGGCGATGGCTTCACCGTGCGCTTCGTGCCGCTCGAATCCACCCTCCCCTCGGACCCCAAGGCCCAGGCGGTGGTGAACGCCTATGACGCGGATGTAGGGAAGATGAATCTGGAGTGGGCCCGCGCCCATGGGCAGGACTGTCCGGCCCCCACCAAGGGACAGGCCGCCTTCGTGGGCAACGCCGCCTGCGCGGAGTGCCACGCGGAGTCCTTCCCCGTCTGGGACGCCTCCAAGCACCACCAGGCCTGGAAGACGCTGGAGGACGTGGGCAAGCAGTACCACCTCAACTGCACCGGCTGCCATGTCACCGGCTGGGAGAAGCCCGGCGGGGTGTGCCGCCTGGACAAGGTGGCCGGGAGGGAGAACGTGGGCTGCGAGAGCTGCCACGGCCCGGGCTCGCTCCACGTGGAGGACCCCTCCGCCGACAACGTCATCGCCAAACCCGGGCAGGCGGTGTGCGTTACCTGTCACAACCGGGAGAACTCCCCCCACTTCGACTTCGCCACCTACCTGCCCAAGGTGCTCGGTCCCGGACATGGGGCCGCACCAGGAGTGAAGCAGTAG
- a CDS encoding LysM peptidoglycan-binding domain-containing protein has product MPSLSLLLLVLASVPPSSDTHPLPPPPPGMKARAEARPVLVGAAQESESPAAESPATEEGEEPEEDESTELEEMRALEGATLDPGARPDAEVLQSLRRLGVANPLRLRMLDALEEPTFREDEAEEALALITDLSTFDVARFQPRYDIPVEMQPLVAQYIQFFQGPGRKWFRKWVGRSSRYLPVMQPILESMGLPRDTVYLAMIESGFSPNAYSWAHASGPWQFIASTGRQYGLHQDFWVDERRDPLKATRAAARYLKDLHAELGHWYLAWAGYNTGSGRVRRLMERLDTRDFWTISAVEKGLATETKHYVPKLIAAALISKQPAAFGFAEEEFVYEPPLTFEEVKLTDATDLDVIARAAGVDVALVQELNPELRRWCTPPASAKNPYVLRLPTGTGPRFTENLAKLPAKERLTFRVHRVKRGDTLSQIALNYGTAAEAILQMNQLKSLRTLKLNSELVIPIPASRAGAKSEGTDTALARKVAQARRSGVTVPRPEDEVPAGTPRGPVATGPIKTETIGGRKRITYGVQSGDSLWAIAQRFQVQVDDVRKWNSLSARASRRALKVGSVLYIWPDNAPRQVQERAGTVIAQRASPSSTPGNVHHLAAGETLWSIAQRYGISVEDIKRWNHIKDTSRLPTGLKLTVSAP; this is encoded by the coding sequence ATGCCGTCTCTCAGCCTGCTCCTCCTGGTCCTCGCGTCGGTCCCCCCGTCGAGTGACACGCACCCCCTGCCACCACCGCCCCCGGGCATGAAGGCGCGAGCCGAAGCCAGGCCCGTGCTGGTGGGCGCCGCCCAGGAGTCCGAGTCCCCCGCCGCCGAGTCTCCCGCCACCGAGGAGGGAGAAGAGCCCGAGGAGGACGAGTCCACCGAACTCGAGGAGATGAGGGCCCTGGAGGGCGCCACGTTGGATCCAGGAGCCCGGCCCGACGCCGAGGTGCTCCAGTCCCTGCGCCGCCTGGGCGTGGCCAACCCGCTGCGCCTGCGCATGCTGGACGCCCTGGAGGAGCCCACCTTCCGCGAGGACGAGGCGGAGGAAGCGCTGGCGCTCATCACCGACCTGTCCACCTTCGACGTCGCGCGCTTCCAGCCCCGCTACGACATCCCCGTGGAGATGCAGCCGCTGGTGGCCCAGTACATCCAGTTCTTCCAGGGCCCGGGCCGCAAGTGGTTCCGCAAGTGGGTGGGCCGCTCCTCGCGCTACCTGCCGGTGATGCAGCCCATCCTCGAGTCCATGGGACTGCCGCGCGACACCGTGTACCTGGCGATGATCGAGAGCGGCTTCTCGCCCAACGCCTACTCGTGGGCCCACGCCTCGGGGCCCTGGCAGTTCATCGCCAGCACCGGCCGCCAGTACGGCCTGCACCAGGACTTCTGGGTCGACGAGCGCCGGGATCCCCTCAAGGCCACGCGCGCCGCGGCGCGCTACCTGAAGGACCTGCACGCGGAGCTGGGCCACTGGTACCTGGCGTGGGCGGGCTACAACACGGGCAGCGGCCGCGTGCGCCGGTTGATGGAGCGCCTCGACACGCGGGACTTCTGGACCATCTCCGCCGTGGAGAAGGGCCTGGCCACGGAGACGAAGCACTACGTGCCCAAGCTCATCGCCGCGGCGCTCATCTCCAAGCAACCGGCCGCCTTCGGCTTCGCCGAGGAGGAGTTCGTCTACGAGCCGCCGCTCACCTTCGAGGAAGTGAAGCTCACCGACGCCACGGACCTGGACGTCATCGCCCGGGCGGCGGGAGTGGACGTGGCGCTCGTGCAGGAGCTCAACCCCGAGCTGCGGCGCTGGTGCACCCCCCCGGCGAGCGCGAAGAACCCCTACGTGCTGCGCCTGCCCACCGGCACGGGGCCGCGCTTCACGGAGAACCTCGCCAAGCTGCCCGCCAAGGAGCGGCTCACCTTCCGGGTCCACCGGGTGAAGCGCGGCGACACGCTGTCTCAAATCGCCCTGAACTACGGCACGGCGGCCGAGGCCATCCTCCAGATGAACCAGCTCAAGAGCCTGCGCACGCTCAAGCTCAACTCGGAGCTCGTCATCCCCATCCCCGCCAGCCGCGCGGGCGCCAAGAGCGAGGGCACGGACACGGCGCTCGCGCGCAAGGTGGCCCAGGCGCGGCGCAGCGGCGTGACGGTGCCCCGCCCCGAGGATGAAGTGCCCGCGGGCACGCCGCGCGGCCCGGTGGCCACCGGCCCCATCAAGACGGAGACCATCGGAGGCCGCAAGCGCATCACCTACGGCGTGCAGTCCGGTGACAGCCTGTGGGCCATCGCCCAGCGCTTCCAGGTGCAGGTGGACGACGTGCGCAAGTGGAACAGCCTGTCCGCGCGCGCGAGCCGCCGGGCGCTCAAGGTCGGCTCGGTGCTCTACATCTGGCCGGACAACGCGCCCCGGCAGGTCCAGGAGCGCGCGGGCACGGTCATCGCCCAGCGGGCCTCTCCGTCCTCCACGCCGGGCAACGTGCACCACCTGGCCGCGGGCGAGACGCTGTGGAGCATCGCCCAGCGCTACGGCATCAGCGTGGAGGACATCAAGCGCTGGAACCACATCAAGGACACCAGCCGCCTGCCCACCGGCCTCAAGCTCACGGTGAGCGCGCCGTAG
- a CDS encoding ATP-binding protein, giving the protein MTKSRKAADPADPLAHLPGWAQKLAQKYYTKTVNTFLLYGAVRDLQPLTLDDGSRGFGPLRTFLAEELFGGRDHVIFYDRSSGIRSASQETQKDLQRTLTTYDTLYGTDYAKSLPRDPARALQILENFLRMRLSDGRSLALVIDFAETLVPGGEMSNLSAEDRFVLATLEKWAHDPQFLAGDVSVVLLAENLADISQRMSRNPYVAPIELPLPVEEERLEYVRYKLEGKKLAAVSDVPLSGLAKMTAGLSRINLDRVLTEALERGVRISADLLKEKKKELIQAECHGLLEFIEPVHSLDAVAGHAKAKEMLRSAANALKKGRMEVMPMGYLVSGPVGTGKTFLVSCFAGEIGIPVVKFLNFRSQWQGVTESNLEKIFNLLKALWPVAVMVDEADTFLGNRDSGGDSGTSSRVFGSIASFMGNTVYRGKIVWFLMTARPDLLPIDLKRQGRAEEHLALFYPETEAEREELFKVMQKKTGLKLDVPSISDLIPIGTRQLSGADMEAVLVRTRFRALAQGREQATEEDLKAVFEDFVPPSYPLEIELQNLVAVQECTSRELLPESFRRMDRDHITRRVRELKLLLEQG; this is encoded by the coding sequence GTGACCAAGTCCCGCAAGGCCGCCGATCCGGCGGATCCGCTCGCGCATCTGCCCGGGTGGGCCCAGAAGCTGGCGCAGAAGTACTACACGAAGACGGTCAATACCTTCCTGCTCTACGGAGCGGTGCGCGACCTCCAGCCGCTCACCCTCGATGACGGAAGCCGCGGCTTCGGCCCCCTGCGCACGTTCCTGGCGGAGGAGCTCTTCGGCGGGCGCGATCACGTCATCTTCTATGATCGCTCCTCCGGCATCCGCTCCGCCTCGCAGGAGACGCAGAAGGATCTGCAACGCACCCTGACCACCTACGACACGCTCTACGGCACGGACTACGCCAAGAGCCTGCCGAGGGATCCGGCCCGGGCGCTTCAAATCCTGGAGAACTTCCTGCGCATGCGCCTGAGTGATGGGCGCTCGCTCGCGCTCGTCATCGACTTCGCCGAGACGCTGGTGCCCGGCGGGGAGATGAGCAACCTGTCGGCGGAGGACCGCTTCGTGCTGGCCACGCTGGAGAAGTGGGCGCACGATCCGCAGTTCCTCGCGGGGGACGTGTCGGTGGTGCTCCTGGCGGAGAACCTGGCGGACATCTCCCAGCGCATGTCGCGCAACCCCTACGTGGCCCCCATCGAGCTGCCCCTGCCCGTGGAGGAGGAGCGCCTGGAGTACGTGCGCTACAAGCTGGAGGGCAAGAAGCTCGCGGCGGTGTCGGACGTGCCGCTCTCGGGCCTGGCCAAGATGACGGCGGGCCTGTCGCGCATCAACCTGGACCGGGTGCTCACCGAGGCGCTCGAGCGCGGCGTGCGCATCAGCGCGGATCTCCTCAAGGAGAAGAAGAAGGAGCTCATCCAGGCCGAGTGCCACGGCCTCCTGGAGTTCATCGAGCCGGTGCACTCGCTGGACGCGGTGGCGGGCCACGCCAAGGCCAAGGAGATGCTGCGCTCGGCGGCCAACGCGCTCAAGAAGGGCCGCATGGAGGTGATGCCCATGGGCTACCTCGTGAGCGGTCCGGTGGGCACGGGCAAGACGTTCCTCGTGTCGTGCTTCGCCGGGGAGATTGGCATCCCGGTGGTGAAGTTCCTCAACTTCCGCAGCCAGTGGCAGGGTGTCACCGAGAGCAACCTGGAGAAGATCTTCAACCTGCTCAAGGCGCTCTGGCCCGTGGCGGTGATGGTGGACGAGGCGGACACCTTCCTCGGCAACCGTGACTCGGGCGGGGACTCGGGCACGAGCAGCCGCGTGTTCGGCTCCATCGCCTCGTTCATGGGCAACACGGTGTACCGCGGGAAGATCGTCTGGTTCCTGATGACGGCGCGGCCGGACCTGTTGCCCATCGACTTGAAGCGGCAGGGGCGTGCCGAGGAGCACCTGGCGCTCTTCTACCCGGAGACGGAAGCCGAGCGCGAAGAGCTCTTCAAGGTCATGCAGAAGAAGACGGGCCTCAAGCTGGACGTGCCGTCCATCTCGGATCTGATTCCCATCGGGACGCGGCAGTTGAGCGGCGCGGACATGGAGGCGGTGCTGGTGCGCACGCGCTTCCGGGCGCTCGCCCAGGGCCGCGAGCAGGCGACGGAAGAAGATCTCAAGGCCGTGTTCGAGGACTTCGTGCCGCCCAGCTACCCGCTGGAGATCGAACTGCAGAACTTGGTGGCGGTGCAGGAGTGCACCAGCCGCGAGCTGCTGCCCGAGAGCTTCCGCCGCATGGACCGGGACCACATCACCCGCCGCGTGCGCGAACTCAAGCTCCTGCTCGAGCAGGGGTAG